GCGTCTGACTGATTGAGTCCGGCGCCATGCCAGAGGCCATGATGAAAGAGGAAGACCGTTCCGGGCTCACAGACGACATGCCTCTGCCCCCGCAGATTCTGGTAACGACCAATGCTGCTTTCGCTGACGGTGCGGAGATGCGACCCCGGGACATAGCGAGTGCCGCCCATTTCCGGGGTGACCGCCTCGGGAAAGTAGAGAATCTGGATATCAAACGCTCGTCGGACATCGATCGTCGAATCCTGATGCGTCGCCTGTGACACCGACCGGCGGCGACCATCCAAGGAGGTTTCCTCGGGAAACGTCATATGGAGAAATTGGTGATCGACTACCGGGTCCCTCCCCACCAGGCTGCCAATCGCGCCGCGCACTTCCGGAACCGACAGCACCTCCGCCAGAGGAGATCCCGGAGAGTAGGCTTCTGCCAGCGGGCAACCAGGAGAAACGGTCGGAATACTCCCGGATTGCAGTACCTGGCCATAATGGGTCATCCCGGCGTGGGGACCGCCGGCCTCAAAGGGCGGAAGGCTCTGCACAAAGGCCCGGTTGACCGAGGCAGGCACTGCTCGATCCAGCCGCAGGAAGCCGAGAGCCACGAAAGAAGCCATCTCTCGGGATGTCAGCAGGCGCCCATCTTCACTCATCGACATCCACTATCTTCTCGAAGAAAAATTCGTACTTCAGATACGAAGTCCGGAACTCGGCTCCCGGGAGCTCGGGGGAGAGCGGGCTTGCCTGAATCAGTCGCCAGCCATCGCGCAGGGCCGCCACGCCATCAGCATAAGGCGGTTCATCTCCATCTCCCGCCATCGGCGTCGTCTCTCCCGTACCGTCGTAACGAGCCCATCCCACCACCCCTGAATCCAGAGCCGATGTCTGAAGGTAGAGAACCAGCACCTTCTGGCGCCTCGGCATATCAGGCTTGAGAGCCACGCAGAAGGCGTCCCGGACGGGCCCCCGTGTCTTCGTCGTGACGACGGGTAATCGCGCCCCCGAGAACCGTCGCCAGATAGCCGGAAACTGGCTGCAAAAGTCGGGCACCCCCGGCGGGCAAGTCCTGGTGTACCTCAGGACGGGTCACATCAAGGTTCTCGGGATCGATCACGTTCACATCGGCACGCATCCCGACCTCCAAAGTACCTCTATCATGGAGTCCGTAGAGCCGAGCGTTCCGACGTGTCTGTTTCTCGACCAGCATTTCCACCGGCAGTCGGTCTCCTCGGTTGCGGCGATAGCCCCAATGCTTCAGCTGCGTGGTCGGCATCGTGCCATCGCAGATCAGATTGACGTGAGCGCCACCGTCGGCGAGACCGGTGATCGTCTCGGGATGCGCCAGCATTTCCCCGACAGCATCGAGATTCCCTTCCGCGTAATTGGTGCCCATCAGAGACAGGAACCACTTCCCGTCATTGGCGGTAAGGTAATCGTACATCACCTCGAGAACGTCGCGATTCTCGCTCTCCGCTATTGCGGCGAGAGCCATATCGGGTGTCGGCTCGTAGTCATAGCCATCCGGCATCACGTAAAAAGCGCCGGCTCCAATCAGAAAACCGGCCGAGAGCATCTCCATCGCACCGGCCTGCTCTGGCATCACATCGGCATCGGTGAGAATTCGCTTCTTCATTTCTGGATCACGCATCCGCCGCGCCCGCGCCTCGAGCGGCAACTGAGCCAATTCGTCCCGATAGGTCCGTCGGTGCATGAAGGCATGATAGCCGCAAAGACCGCTCAAAAGAGCGATCGGACGAGATGCGACCTGCGGGCGCAGGGTGGCTCCCTGCGCATTTTCCCGGGAAGCGAAGTCCAGAATCTCCCGCCACTCCTCAGGGTGATCCGGTGTCTGTACGGTCGTGAAGGTGACGGGCAGATTCGCAGCGCGCGACATGGCTGCCAGCAATTGTAATTCGTGTTCGGTATCGAACCGCTCACCTCCGAGAAAGTCCATATCTCCAATCGAAGACGAGGTGATTGCCTCGATCACAGCCCCACCTCCGCGAGCGACGGCTTCCGCCAGAGCGACCAATTCATGTTCGGAGGCATAGGTTCCCGGAATCGCCTCACCATCGATATTACGATGAAAGATCGTGCGCGAAGTCGAGAACCCGAGCGCACCATCGCGGGCGGCTTGCTCGGCCAGGCGACTCATTTCGATGATATCATCTGCGGTCGCATCCTCGTGGCGAAGGGCTCGATCGCGCATCACCTGGAGTCGAAGAGCGCTATGCGGCAATTGCGCT
The genomic region above belongs to Candidatus Binatia bacterium and contains:
- a CDS encoding phytanoyl-CoA dioxygenase family protein; protein product: MSEDGRLLTSREMASFVALGFLRLDRAVPASVNRAFVQSLPPFEAGGPHAGMTHYGQVLQSGSIPTVSPGCPLAEAYSPGSPLAEVLSVPEVRGAIGSLVGRDPVVDHQFLHMTFPEETSLDGRRRSVSQATHQDSTIDVRRAFDIQILYFPEAVTPEMGGTRYVPGSHLRTVSESSIGRYQNLRGQRHVVCEPGTVFLFHHGLWHGAGLNQSDARRLMFKLRLAPTARQRRLWDTSDLEPDHHRQRPIFWTGDGTDRDPIHEILTRLEPWFELDTGRLEILNRIRLWRYLLEDERLDVDYWLSRLENEYR
- a CDS encoding amidohydrolase family protein; translation: MSKASSGYDLVIRGGLLVDGTGAPGYRGDLAIADGKIAAIGGKIDALGAESIDADGALVAPGWVDVHTHYDGQVAWDDKLDPAFSNGSTTLMMGNCGVGFAPCPRGEEKTLIEVMEGVEDIPGAALAEGVPWGAWESFSEYLDYLQDRPYAVDFGAQLPHSALRLQVMRDRALRHEDATADDIIEMSRLAEQAARDGALGFSTSRTIFHRNIDGEAIPGTYASEHELVALAEAVARGGGAVIEAITSSSIGDMDFLGGERFDTEHELQLLAAMSRAANLPVTFTTVQTPDHPEEWREILDFASRENAQGATLRPQVASRPIALLSGLCGYHAFMHRRTYRDELAQLPLEARARRMRDPEMKKRILTDADVMPEQAGAMEMLSAGFLIGAGAFYVMPDGYDYEPTPDMALAAIAESENRDVLEVMYDYLTANDGKWFLSLMGTNYAEGNLDAVGEMLAHPETITGLADGGAHVNLICDGTMPTTQLKHWGYRRNRGDRLPVEMLVEKQTRRNARLYGLHDRGTLEVGMRADVNVIDPENLDVTRPEVHQDLPAGGARLLQPVSGYLATVLGGAITRRHDEDTGARPGRLLRGSQA